GCCGCGGACGGCCCGTTCGGCGCCCCCATCGCACACGGCTACCTGACGCTCTCGCTGTTGCCGAAGCTCGGTGCCGGACTGTTGCGGGTCGACGGACTGAAGATGAAGATCAATTACGGGCTCAACAAGGTTCGGTTCCCACAGCCGGTGAAGGTGGGGTCCTCCATTCGGGCGACGGGCGAGATCGTGTCGGTCGAGCGCACCGCCAAGGGAGCCACGGTCGTCGTCGCCTACACGATCGAGATCGAGGGCGAGAGCAAGCCCGCGTGTGTCGCCGAAACCGTCGTCGTGATGGTTCCGTGAGGTGCCGGGCGTGATGAGGCGAGCAGCATTGGTGGCGCCTGTGCGCACCGCCGTCGGCCGGTACGGGGGAGGGCTCCGGGACGTCCCGGCCCAGACGCTCGCCGCCACCGTGATCAGGGAGGCCGTTGCTCGTTCGGGTATCGACCCCGAGGTGATCGAGGACGTCGCGATGGGCCAGTCCTATGCGAATTCCGAGGCGCCGTGCATCGGTCGATGGGCAGCTCTCGACGCAGGACTGCCGATCTCGGTGGCCGGCCTGCAGACGGACCGGCGCTGTGGGACGGGCCTGCAAGCCATCGCGACCGCGTCGATGATGGTGCAGACGGGAACGGCCGATGTCGTTCTCGCGGGCGGCGTCGAATCGATGAGCGGTATCGAGCACTACACGACCGGGGCACGATGGGGCACCCGCGCGGGCGGGC
This genomic interval from Rhodococcus triatomae contains the following:
- a CDS encoding MaoC family dehydratase, yielding MRVLDGIDEVEAAVGESLGHTDWLEVTQDRVNLFADATEDHQWIHVDPVRAADGPFGAPIAHGYLTLSLLPKLGAGLLRVDGLKMKINYGLNKVRFPQPVKVGSSIRATGEIVSVERTAKGATVVVAYTIEIEGESKPACVAETVVVMVP